The genomic stretch GAGAAATATGTCGTAAATGTGTCAAAGCGTACATCCAGGTTTCCATAAGACGAACTGTTATCAAACGATTAAGTCTTCAACTTAATGTGGTGGAAGATATTTTTGCTTTTCTCTCGTTTTTGGGCTTCACAGCATCTTTCAAAGTCTTCTCCTCATTCACTTGCTGTCGTGCTCCACTGGCATCAATTGGCACAGACCTACTGTCACGAATGTCTAGTACTGGCTCCACAGCCTCAACTTTGGTAAGCCTTTTATCATGTCTTGATTCTTTTTGTTCCTTGTTTTTTCTTAGTATCACTGCTCACAAGTAAAACAAATAAGATCCACAAGAACCAAGTGGGCATTCATGCATGACCAAAAGGTCGATATGATAGAAAAGCTTCCCTAAAAATAATGCAACAGTtgtaaaaccaataaaaaagagcaacccagtgcacgaggctcccgctattgcGGGGTCTGGAGGGGCAagttgtacgcagccttaccccctgcttcgcaggagaggttgtttccaggttttgaacctgtgaccaacatgttgcaatagtgcatcTTAActgttgtgccacaggctcgcccacttACGGTTGTAAAACCAATATTGCATCAAAATAGTTCCTATACAGGAAGTTTGTAACCCACTAAATAAAAATGTGTTTATCTTAAGAAGCAAGAAAGCACAACTTTAAAATATTACCCTCTCAGTGATCAAAACCATTTCTTACTGGAATTCAACAAACAGAAAATACATTTAAATCAAACAGTAAGAAATGCAAAGGTGTTTCTTTGTAATgttaaaatattaaaagaaaaagaaaatggaatggagacaaaagaatagaagaataAAGGGTGGATACCAGATGAAGCTAGAGAAGTTCTAAGGGAATATAGATCAATGCCCTTCGAGTATGGATCCCTGAAGAATAAAAGATAAGAACCCATTCTAAGTTCTGATGAATCACCAACATGATCAACAAGGTTTATGGTCAATCATGTAAACATGTTCCACATACTGGATTTAAAATAGACATTATATGCTTTCACAACACCACTCAATCTATTGGCTTGCAAGATACTTAATGTTCCGACGAGGAAATTCAAAATAGATTTTATGCTTATGCACAAAGTAACATCAAACAAAATTTACAACAGAATGAAAATATACCAAGTTGATGGTCCACCAACAGAACTCCTAGAATCACTGCCTCCTGCATTTGTTACATGTTGAAATGTTTGAGTTTCACTTTCAATACCATTGTTCATAGTAGGACAGCTTTCTTCTGGTTTTTCCTCAAAACTCTCCATTGGATGCACACCAGCTTCCTTCTTTACAACTGATTGTTCTTTGTACAGTCTCATTTTAATGTCAGGTCCATTGACATCCACGGCAACTGATGTTGGGTGACGCTTTATCTTCCTTAGTGTTCTTTCTGTGTTGTATGCTTCAACCTAAACAATTGCACTgaaaaactcagatttgaaataGAAATGATCAAACCAGAAGTAAAACCAACACCTTGACGAGAGGATTGATCCACAATGGAAACAAATCATTCTTAATTTCACATCTAAATTCATAACATGTTTTGAGTCTCAATtctcaacaaaaacaaaagcacTTCCAGCTTATTTGGAAATGCATCACTGGAAAAAATCCACACTAGAATGACATTTGGAAGCATGATTAGAGGATAAATGTGCCCCCAATGAAAAAGGATTTCAGCAGCTAGGAGTAAGAAAACAAGGTCAAGAATTACTGATCATGTTCTCATAAACAACTAGTTGGGACCAAATTCGCTATAAGAAGAGAGACCTAATTGAAAACATTACACTCAGAAACAACAGTGTCGACAcaagagaagaataagaaaagaaaagatatcatgaatctaaaaaaattaagaagtgGATATACATTTTCAGAATGAAGAAGTGCTTGCTTTAACAGATCATGATATATTTATAAAATCTTGTGCAGCCTTTAATTAGTTAAGATTCATTTTAATTACAGATTTcttatgaaaagaaatatagaTGGTGGACCCAactacatttttattttagtctCTCTTAATGAGGAGAATCTCCTCAATTTTTGAAAGACGATCTACTTCTAAAAACGTTAAATATCTTAATAAAAAATCGAATTGAAGAAGGAGCAAAGATCCAAAGATAAACTCTTTTAACATATacagtgagagagaaagagagatcatAAACATCTTCTTTGATCATGATCTGTGCATGCTAGTGTTTTGATGATTGTTGACCATAGTAAAGTTTTGTTCAAGTAAAGAAGAGTAGGCTTCACAAATACATTAAAGTAATAATCACTTAATTACAGGTGATGAAGAAGCGCTTGCTTTAACACTTCATGATATATGCAAGTAACACTTCTGTTTTATATGGTTTTACTTTTACCTTATTTAAGAGGCAAAGAAAAGGCAGCTAAAATGGTGAGGAGGATTAGTTTGGATTAGAATTTGAAGATAAGTGTTAGACAACAGTTCAGAATCCCAAGAAGCAACGAGGGCTTAATGATCAGGCTACACCATTACATTTGCCATGATTTAAAACATCGTTGTCGCGGCGTCCAAGGCATAGGGAGAAAGGGGGGGGGCTACTGCCTAGATGTCTAGACAACACCACCAAGGTGCTCCTCCAGCAAAAGAGACTTGAGTGCCTAGGCTTCACCTTGTCAACTATGATTTAAAATGCTAAATGAACAATCATGATCCAAATTATAGATTTTAAAAATGTTGAAACATTATGCTTGACTTGCATGTATTTTTCCAATTTGAATATTTTGAAAGATGTAGAAGcttggggtattttggtcatttcatcatcaatcattaGTTTGGACCATAGTTGACAAATTCGGATTTGAGAATTTTTCGAAAGGCATAAAATTAGGAATAACTCTTGTTAATTAATAAAGTCTCTCCAAAAAGCGGACTTAAAACAAAATTCAGATTAACTAGACGTAGAACAATATGTGGTGTTGGGCCTAAGTCTGGCACATGAAGACCATTTGGACTTGGGTTTATGTTGGCTGGCCAGATTAGGTTGCTTGGTTTGATGGGCTGGCTGTATGATGGCTGGTCTATCTTCTGTTCTTCCTTATTCGATCTAGATCACCACTGATATCAGATTTGAGTATGAGATTTGATATCCTATATTGATGGTCCCTGCAATTTTTGTGTTGTTGATGTCCTTTATTTCAATCTTGCCTAACTGAGACCTTATTGCTTTTTTTACTCCCACGATATGATGTGGTTTAATAATGCTGATATTGGTTGTTCGTGTGATGTGATATTGGGACTGAAAAATTCCTCTTTGTTCTCCTCACCTGTGTTATTTTCCCACGTGTAGTCGGTAGTGTTAGTGTTACATGTGAGGAGGAGTGTTGAGGTGTTGGGAGTCATGAAGATTTCTCCCTAATTGGATTTCTTCTTATTGATTATTTTTATCTGCCTGAATTCTTACggaatattttttggattttctagCCTGCAGCAATGAGTTCTTCATCTGCTACTGTTGCTGTTGATGTTTACTGGCCTACAACGATGAGTTCTTCACCTTTTATCGTTGCTATTCTGGCCTGTGACTGATACGTTTTTCCTCTTGCATTGTTCGTTGCTATCTCGATCTATTCTTAACAAAGATTTCCCTCAGTTGCCATTGTATATGGCATCTCTGATCATATCTGAGCTAGTCTGAACTACTTATGTTTAATCTGGTGCAGACACGGGAATATTCTTCTTCCTGCTGTTCTTTAGTTCAATACATATCTGGATGTAGTTATTGGCCACTGGCCTATACTTCTGATATATTTATTCAGTCAGGTTCTGCAGATTATTTATGTTCAGGTTGTTTCAAGGTGGAGCCTATATATCTCCTACAATATAGCTTGAGAGGAAGTGTTAAAAAATAAAGCTTTATGTTATACCATAGTGGTATTTTTGTGATGGTTTTTTATTATTCTGGTCTTGTGTGTGAATACCCACAAGCAAGGGGCTTTattgcaattttctttattttagtgTTTACATATACAACACAAATATATatttaaggattaaagtatcagtatcggttggctaaatttaagatatgtatcggagggtatcgtattgtatcagagatacgctaagatatgttgaagatcaaggattaaaatatcggtatcgatcaccATATcaatcggctaaatttaagatacatatcggaggggtatcgtatcggagatactttaaatgACATACCTACTGATTGGACTACTCTCTACTTTCTTCCAATCGGTAGTTCCatattctcttctttcttttcttcttctccttgggtggttttctatattttgctttGTCACAATACTTTTAACATAATATAATACTTCACAATTTCACATTTTCGTAAGCTTTGATCATTTTGATTGTGATTGTTCAAACATTGAAAGGAACTATTCGTACCACTCCAAAATCTTCAAACACTTGTATTTTAAAGTTCCATGGTAAACATTTTGCCTCAGTTATGCCATTCAAAGATCAAACTGAGGCCAATGATTAGATAGCGAAAAAACTTGATTAAACATGAAATATACTTTCTATAGATTTCCAACTCAGGTCTTTGAAGACAAATCTGTGAAGTGGAatcctagggcccgtttgataaagtttcaagaaacgcatttctgccgtttctgtttccagaaacagcagaaacggagtaaaaaacgttcgataaaactgtttcgtttcacttattttcagaaatagaaatagaaatttttacttatttatggttcaagaaacgacccaggcgaaacaagttgccgtttctggaaacggaaatttatgtttctgccatttcttgaaacagcaaCGACAGAAACgctatcaaacgggcccctagttTTTTAATCGGAAAACACCATTCTCCAGAAACAAATTCTAACAAAATGGGCAAAGGAAAGTGTATCCAGAAAGAGACTCacagcattttttattttgcttgtTATATCAGTGGCTTTAACAGAAGCAATACGCAAACACTGCATAATCACACTCTGCATGATACCCTCTCCACCAGCCTTTTGGACTGCACAGACATCGCCATTGGAATTCAATGTAGCAGTCATCCTTCCTCCCATAACAGCCTCTTCATAGTGAGTAGGATCTATTGCCTACACAGCCAACCACTCTCAGAAAGACTAATCAGAGAAAAcagaataaaattcaataagCATTTTCCTGAGACAAGCTGAGgatcaaaggaaaatttttggGACTCAGTATGCCTACCACAATGTTACCATTACCAAAAAATGCAAAGGTCACTGCTATGGGAAGATGATGAATTATTAGAGGAAGTGGCTCCTTCACCTACCAAAATACAAAAGAATATGCAGagttaaaatataaaacataatCAGCAGCTTCATCACTAATTTATCAACTCCATAATAAGAGCATCCATCAGTCTCTGCTAACATGAAACTTCTTTATAAAACATAAGTGATGAATGACCTATGAAGACATCAAGGACACCATAATGAGATTAAGGAAACCCCTAGTATTACAATCATGCCCACTCTATTATGTCAAACAGAAAAACATAACCGTAAAATACAATTTTAGCTACCAAGTAGCAACAGATAACTTTTAACAGCTATTATATTGTAGCTCTCTCTTGCTCAACTTTAGGAAACTGAAAGCACACAGAAGAGTAGTTGAAGGAAAGAATGATCTACAGAAAATTAAGTCTATTCACAATTTACAAGCCTGCCAACCATGTTCAGCTCCACCCAGAAACCAAGATTGTTGGAAACCCCCTCTTCATCAATGCTATAAGCTTCACCACTAAAAGTCCTTTTACTTTACCTACAATCCTACATAATTCACAATTAACCCCCTCGCCTGAGTCCCCCCCCCCTGCATCCCCTCTGCCACCACAGCAGAACTTCCTGGTGTGGTGCTGCCACCACCCAGGACCCCATCGTCCCCTCCTCTCACCCCTCCCTCAACTGCTGCTAGCTCCCTCCTCCTTGCCAAGTATGCATGGCTTGGAGTTCTCTATTTAGCCAGTCCCATCCTTCTCGGCTTCTCCTGAAGAAAGTTTCCCTCTCCATTTCG from Macadamia integrifolia cultivar HAES 741 chromosome 11, SCU_Mint_v3, whole genome shotgun sequence encodes the following:
- the LOC122093305 gene encoding exosome complex component RRP45A-like isoform X1, translating into MEQRLSSTWRMTVNEKKFIENALLSDLRVDGRRPFDYRHLTVSFGREDGSSEVQLGQTRVMGVVTSQLQQPYRDRPNEGTLSIYTEFSPMADPSFETGRPGEFAVELGRIIDRGLRESRAVDTESLCVVAGKSVWSIRIDLHILDNGGNLVDAANIAALAALLTFRRPECTLGGEDGQEVIIHPPEVKEPLPLIIHHLPIAVTFAFFGNGNIVAIDPTHYEEAVMGGRMTATLNSNGDVCAVQKAGGEGIMQSVIMQCLRIASVKATDITSKIKNAVEAYNTERTLRKIKRHPTSVAVDVNGPDIKMRLYKEQSVVKKEAGVHPMESFEEKPEESCPTMNNGIESETQTFQHVTNAGGSDSRSSVGGPSTWDPYSKGIDLYSLRTSLASSVILRKNKEQKESRHDKRLTKVEAVEPVLDIRDSRSVPIDASGARQQVNEEKTLKDAVKPKNERKAKISSTTLS
- the LOC122093305 gene encoding exosome complex component RRP45A-like isoform X2, coding for MEQRLSSTWRMTVNEKKFIENALLSDLRVDGRRPFDYRHLTVSFGREDGSSEVQLGQTRVMGVVTSQLQQPYRDRPNEGTLSIYTEFSPMADPSFETGRPGEFAVELGRIIDRGLRESRAVDTESLCVVAGKSVWSIRIDLHILDNGGNLVDAANIAALAALLTFRRPECTLGGEDGQEVIIHPPEVKEPLPLIIHHLPIAVTFAFFGNGNIVAIDPTHYEEAVMGGRMTATLNSNGDVCAVQKAGGEGIMQSVIMQCLRIASVKATDITSKIKNAVEAYNTERTLRKIKRHPTSVAVDVNGPDIKMRLYKEQSVVKKEAGVHPMESFEEKPEESCPTMNNGIESETQTFQHVTNAGGSDSRSSVGGPSTCDTKKKQGTKRIKT